A window of Ranitomeya variabilis isolate aRanVar5 chromosome 2, aRanVar5.hap1, whole genome shotgun sequence contains these coding sequences:
- the LOC143808456 gene encoding retinol-binding protein 2-like: MPADFNGTWVMETNDNFDGIMKALDIDFATRKIAAHLTQTKEIIQNGDKFQTKTLSTFRNYEVDFTVGEEFEETTKNLDNRVVQTLVSWEGDKLVCVQKGEKKNRGWKSWIEGDKIFFDMFCEDQVCHQVFKKKN, from the exons ATGCCTGCAGACTTCAATGGCACCTGGGTCATGGAGACCAACGACAACTTTGATGGAATCATGAAGGCACTAG ATATTGACTTTGCCACCCGGAAGATTGCTGCTCATTTGACCCAGACTAAAGAAATAATTCAAAATGGAGATAAGTTTCAGACAAAGACCCTCAGCACATTCAGGAATTACGAGGTGGACTTCACAGTCGGGGAAGAATTTGAGGAGACGACTAAAAACCTGGACAATCGCGTGGTGCAG ACCTTGGTGTCTTGGGAAGGGGACAAACTTGTCTGTGTCCAGAAGGGAGAGAAGAAGAACCGCGGCTGGAAGAGTTGGATCGAGGGAGACAAAATTTTCTTC GACATGTTTTGTGAGGATCAAGTTTGCCATCAGGTTTTCAAAAAGAAGAACTAA